From the genome of Vicia villosa cultivar HV-30 ecotype Madison, WI linkage group LG2, Vvil1.0, whole genome shotgun sequence, one region includes:
- the LOC131648483 gene encoding ATP-dependent DNA helicase 2 subunit KU70-like — MKAPIDRNERSFICADTGALVEESTRRFHPYKNQNIIFSVKELSEIKRVATGHLHLLGFKPLSCLRDYYNMKPSTFLYPSDEGTDGSMCTFIALHKSMIQLNRKCCDALSL, encoded by the exons atgaaagcaccaattgataggaa TGAAAGAAGTTTCATTTGTGCTGATACGGGTGCATTGGTGGAAGAATCTACCAGACGGTTTCATCCTTATAAAAA CCAGAATATTATATTTTCTGTGAAAGAGCTATCTGAAATTAAGAGAGTTGCTACTGGACATCTACATCTTTTAGGGTTCAAGCCATTGAGTTGCTTGAGAGATTATTACAACATGAAGCCATCAACTTTCCTTTATCCAAGTGATGAG GGTACAGATGGTAGCATGTGTACCTTCATTGCCCTTCATAAGTCTATGATACAGCTCAACCG GAAATGCTGTGACGCTCTCTCTCTCTGA
- the LOC131648484 gene encoding probable beta-D-xylosidase 7, with translation MAPCLAEEEISPAMMARSSIILKPPTQGAVSTLHMIHCFHLVDFPKSLISYVTGKCSKIGYFLTMHPGVNCISFNGGGLSVYQKDFEKHFLEISATFYFRASHKFIESCDCGDYLRTVCDFTAYDLDNQKGVNRFHFDTKVILQNLADTYQPPFRIYVEQRRARGIMCAANRVNGVPSCVDYNLLTKILRKQWGFQGYIASDCGAVVIIHDQQGYTKSAEEVVADVMQAGMDLECVTYLTDHAKSTVQHNQLPIYQIDSATHNLFSIRIRLILFGGNPTKLPFGMNGPNHLCSKNHLYLALEATRNNIILLKKIVSLLPLLKTSSIFLAVIGPNANDAPLTLLRNYVGPPCKSITILQGFWHYVKEVVFHPGCDGGPKCPSTQIDQAVEVAKFKQWDPGTLMLGTISLFLY, from the coding sequence ATGGCACCGTGTTTGGCGGAAGAAGAAATTTCTCCTGCAATGATGGCTAGAAGTTCTATTATTCTTAAGCCTCCAACTCAGGGAGCTGTTTCTACTTTGCACATGATTCATTGCTTTCACTTAGTTGATTTTCCCAAAAGCCTAATCAGTTATGTTACTGGAAAATGCTCGAAAATTGGATACTTTCTTACAATGCATCCAGGAGTTAACTGTATAAGTTTCAATGGTGGAGGTTTGTCTGTTTAccaaaaggattttgagaagcaTTTTCTTGAAATTTCTGCAACTTTTTATTTTCGTGCGTCCCATAAATTCATTGAATCATGTGATTGTGGGGATTATTTGAGAACCGTATGTGATTTTACTGCCTATGATTTAGACAATCAAAAGGGTGTTAATCGCTTTCACTTTGATACTAAAGTGATTTTGCAAAATTTAGCGGACACATATCAGCCTCCATTTCGTATTTACGTTGAGCAACGACGAGCTCGTGGGATAATGTGTGCTGCTAACCGTGTAAATGGTGTTCCAAGTTGTGTTGATTACAATCTCTTAACTAAAATTCTTAGAAAACAATGGGGATTCCAAGGTTATATTGCATCAGATTGTGGAGCTGTTGTGATTATACATGACCAGCAAGGTTACACAAAATCAGCAGAAGAAGTTGTAGCTGATGTTATGCAAGCTGGGATGGATTTGGAATGTGTAACTTATTTAACAGACCATGCAAAATCAACAGTGCAGCATAATCAGTTACCAATATATCAAATAGATAGTGCTACTCACAATCTATTTTCAATTAGAATAAGGCTAATTTTATTTGGAGGAAATCCAACCAAGCTTCCATTTGGAATGAATGGTCCAAACCACCTCTGTTCTAAAAATCACTTATATTTAGCTCTTGAAGCTACAAGAAACAACATTATCCTTTTAAAGAAAATTGTTTCACTTCTTCCACTTCTAAAAACCAGTAGCATTTTCTTAGCAGTGATAGGTCCTAATGCCAATGATGCACCTTTAACTCTTCTAAGAAACTATGTCGGTCCTCCTTGTAAATCTATCACTATACTCCAAGGGTTTTGGCATTATGTTAAGGAAGTTGTTTTTCATCCTGGATGTGATGGTGGACCAAAGTGTCCTTCAACACAAATAGACCAAGCAGTGGAAGTTGCAAAGTTCAAGCAATGGGATCCAGGTACATTAATGCTAGGAACAATATCTCTATTCTTATATtga